In Pseudobacter ginsenosidimutans, the following are encoded in one genomic region:
- a CDS encoding homoserine kinase: protein MSKSVQVHAPATVANLVCGFDVLGMALHRPDDVMTLTLKEEPGITIEHTDIYQLPTEPEKNVAGAALLAMLEELDHPPGFHLVTDKRIKPGSGLGSSAASSAGAVVAANELLGKPFSNEDLVRFAMNGEKVASGVKHADNIAPAIYGGITLIRSIFPLDIVQLSGPPLFVTVVHPQIEVRTADARQILRKEVQLKSAIKQWGNIAGLVAGLLKQDYALIGRSLEDVIIEPVRSILIPGFDDVKSQSREAGALGGGISGSGPSIFMLSEKESTANAVEQLMQDVYTKLGIDFKTYVTSISYEGVRVSPVTVHQP, encoded by the coding sequence ATGAGTAAATCAGTTCAGGTACATGCTCCCGCCACTGTGGCCAATCTCGTTTGCGGATTCGACGTGTTGGGTATGGCGCTGCATCGTCCGGATGATGTAATGACCCTTACCCTGAAGGAAGAGCCCGGCATCACCATCGAACATACAGATATTTACCAGTTGCCCACAGAGCCGGAAAAGAATGTGGCCGGCGCAGCTTTGCTGGCTATGCTGGAAGAGCTGGATCATCCTCCGGGCTTTCACCTGGTAACGGATAAACGAATCAAACCCGGAAGCGGACTGGGCTCCAGCGCAGCCAGCTCTGCCGGTGCAGTAGTTGCGGCCAATGAATTACTGGGCAAACCTTTCTCCAATGAAGACCTGGTACGATTCGCAATGAACGGAGAAAAAGTAGCCAGCGGTGTGAAGCATGCAGACAATATCGCGCCGGCAATTTATGGAGGCATCACCCTGATCCGTTCCATTTTCCCATTGGACATTGTGCAGCTCAGCGGGCCTCCGCTCTTTGTAACTGTTGTGCATCCGCAGATAGAAGTGCGCACAGCAGATGCCAGGCAGATCCTGCGCAAGGAAGTGCAACTGAAGAGCGCCATCAAACAATGGGGCAATATTGCAGGACTGGTTGCCGGACTGCTCAAACAGGATTATGCACTCATTGGTCGTTCACTGGAAGATGTGATCATCGAGCCCGTACGCAGCATCCTCATTCCCGGTTTCGACGACGTGAAATCACAGAGCCGCGAAGCAGGCGCACTGGGCGGTGGTATTTCCGGATCCGGTCCATCCATCTTCATGCTCAGTGAGAAAGAATCCACTGCCAATGCAGTAGAGCAGCTGATGCAGGATGTATATACCAAACTGGGCATCGATTTCAAAACTTATGTAACCAGTATCAGTTACGAAGGCGTGCGTGTATCGCCTGTAACGGTTCATCAACCTTAA
- the thrA gene encoding bifunctional aspartate kinase/homoserine dehydrogenase I: protein MQVLKFGGSSVANAVNINKVVGIVQEALKKDRTVVVVSALGGVTDLLLQSGALAAAGDEQYKNVLQVIEQRHLEAVKALIPVAKQSSVLSWMKQRCNEIEDICNGVFLLGELSARTKDRIAAFGELMSSHLIAARMNEHGAVWKDSRELILTDSNYSNAAVVRDVTDHAIQQYFASVNDQLFVVPGFIASNAERQTTTLGRGGSDYTAAIFAAALDAGLLEIWTDVSGMMTADPRLVPHAKALPHISYQEAMELSHFGAKVIYPPTIQPVMKKNIPVWVKNTFDPDAYGTLIEREVMLNGNHIRGIASINKITLLSLEGGGMVGIPGFSKRLFEALASEQINVILITQSSSEHSICVGIEDALAEKAKQVIDDTFRFEIQSGKVDPLVVEKDLAVVALVGDNMKSHPGVSGKMFGAMGRNGVNVRAIAQGSSERNITSVVAASDVRKAINVLHEEFFETTYKQVNLFLAGTGNVGGKLIAQLQQQQKYLQENLRLQLRVIGMANSRKMLFKEEGIDLANWKEALEAGEPMSLQQFVDQARARNLRNSVFVDVTANGEVATVYDQLLSKSISVVACNKVACSSSFEYYRKLKDLAREFNASFLFETNVGAGLPVIGTLNDLKRTGDVVNRIEAVLSGTLNFVFNNYNGEKPFAEVVKQAQDEGYTEPDPRLDLSGTDVMRKIMILARESGEQLEMEDISNESFMPASCMEGSVADFYKEMANQEAHFKALYAKAAKEGKKLKFVASYDNGRAAVGLQHIGPEHNLYHLYGKDNVVLFYTNRYPDQPMVIKGAGAGAEVTASGVFADILRAAH, encoded by the coding sequence ATGCAGGTCCTGAAATTTGGTGGCAGTTCAGTAGCCAATGCCGTCAACATCAATAAAGTAGTGGGTATAGTTCAAGAGGCGCTGAAAAAAGACAGAACGGTGGTAGTGGTTTCTGCACTGGGAGGCGTTACAGACCTGCTGTTGCAGAGCGGCGCCCTGGCTGCCGCAGGCGATGAACAATACAAGAATGTTTTACAGGTTATAGAACAGCGTCATCTCGAAGCCGTGAAAGCGTTGATCCCCGTTGCAAAACAGAGCAGTGTGCTCAGCTGGATGAAACAGCGATGCAATGAGATCGAAGATATTTGCAACGGCGTTTTCCTGCTCGGTGAATTAAGTGCAAGGACCAAAGACCGCATTGCAGCATTCGGCGAGCTCATGAGCTCACATCTCATTGCTGCACGTATGAACGAGCACGGTGCTGTGTGGAAAGATTCACGTGAGTTGATCCTTACCGATTCCAATTACAGCAATGCAGCAGTAGTGCGCGATGTAACTGATCATGCAATACAACAATACTTTGCTTCTGTTAATGATCAGCTTTTTGTTGTTCCCGGTTTCATTGCTTCCAATGCTGAACGTCAAACCACTACGCTCGGTCGTGGCGGTTCGGATTACACTGCCGCTATTTTCGCTGCTGCACTGGATGCAGGCCTGTTGGAAATATGGACCGACGTGAGTGGCATGATGACCGCAGATCCGCGCCTGGTGCCGCATGCAAAGGCATTACCGCATATCTCTTACCAGGAGGCCATGGAGCTTTCGCATTTCGGCGCCAAAGTGATCTACCCGCCTACCATTCAGCCTGTAATGAAAAAGAATATCCCGGTTTGGGTGAAGAATACTTTCGATCCGGACGCCTATGGAACTTTGATTGAAAGGGAAGTGATGCTCAATGGTAATCATATCCGTGGTATCGCCAGCATCAACAAGATCACGCTGCTAAGTCTCGAAGGTGGCGGCATGGTGGGCATTCCCGGTTTTTCGAAAAGACTTTTCGAAGCACTGGCCAGTGAACAGATCAATGTGATCCTCATCACACAAAGCTCTTCAGAGCACAGCATCTGTGTGGGCATCGAAGATGCACTGGCTGAAAAAGCAAAACAGGTAATCGACGATACTTTCCGTTTTGAGATACAATCAGGAAAAGTGGACCCGCTGGTAGTGGAAAAAGACCTCGCAGTAGTGGCGCTGGTGGGCGATAATATGAAGAGCCATCCCGGTGTAAGTGGTAAGATGTTTGGAGCGATGGGCCGCAACGGTGTGAACGTGCGCGCCATCGCACAGGGATCTTCTGAAAGGAATATCACTTCCGTGGTGGCAGCGTCGGATGTGCGCAAAGCCATCAACGTATTGCATGAGGAATTCTTCGAAACCACTTACAAGCAGGTGAACCTCTTCCTGGCCGGTACCGGCAATGTAGGAGGAAAACTGATTGCACAGTTACAACAGCAGCAAAAATACCTGCAGGAAAACCTTCGCTTACAGTTGAGGGTTATAGGAATGGCCAATAGCCGTAAAATGCTTTTCAAAGAGGAAGGCATCGATCTGGCCAACTGGAAAGAAGCGCTCGAAGCCGGAGAGCCCATGAGCCTTCAGCAATTTGTTGATCAGGCCCGCGCCCGCAACCTCCGCAACTCCGTATTTGTGGATGTTACCGCCAATGGTGAAGTGGCAACAGTCTATGATCAGCTGTTGTCGAAAAGTATTTCTGTTGTGGCCTGCAATAAAGTGGCCTGTTCCTCTTCATTTGAGTACTATCGCAAACTGAAGGACCTGGCCCGCGAGTTCAATGCAAGTTTCCTCTTCGAAACCAATGTGGGAGCAGGATTGCCGGTGATCGGAACTTTGAATGATCTTAAGCGTACCGGTGATGTGGTGAACAGGATCGAAGCGGTGCTCAGCGGAACCCTCAATTTCGTTTTCAATAATTACAATGGAGAGAAGCCATTTGCCGAAGTAGTGAAACAGGCGCAGGACGAAGGTTATACCGAGCCCGATCCACGCCTGGATCTCAGTGGTACCGATGTGATGCGCAAGATCATGATCCTGGCGCGCGAGTCCGGTGAGCAACTGGAAATGGAAGATATTTCCAATGAATCGTTTATGCCTGCCAGTTGTATGGAAGGAAGCGTGGCTGATTTCTATAAAGAGATGGCTAATCAGGAAGCGCATTTCAAGGCGCTGTACGCTAAAGCTGCCAAAGAAGGGAAGAAACTAAAATTTGTGGCGAGCTATGATAATGGCAGGGCAGCTGTAGGATTGCAACATATCGGGCCGGAGCATAACCTGTATCATCTCTATGGAAAAGACAATGTGGTGTTGTTCTACACCAATCGTTATCCTGATCAACCGATGGTGATCAAGGGTGCAGGGGCCGGCGCTGAAGTAACTGCTTCAGGTGTATTTGCAGATATCCTTCGCGCAGCTCATTAA
- a CDS encoding phosphoenolpyruvate carboxylase — protein sequence MDHQSSRGLQQFKNYVGIKFQLYNSLFTSLPFHRIEKTGILLSLLLNNCEEGFKRKLSPVQIIDEFFEKHTSYIKEQEKIDLLFRFIQYVERQVVLFDALEDAAFRDVNDMNGIGTLKHLESEVLQENAQEQLVEKLKDFSIRLVLTAHPTQFYPGTVLGIINDLSRALQENNAAQINTYLQQLGKTPFFKKNKPTPYDEAISLVWYLENVFYQAAGRIINFMKQQFPDAVPGHNPVITMGFWPGGDRDGNPNVKVDTTLKVADVLRGSIIKCYYLDVRKLKRRLTFKGVDTILNELERQLYNNIFIPGQRTALIKQGLLDELFKIRDILVYQHNGLFQHLVDSLINKIQVFGLHFASLDIRQDSSVHNTVLEAIAEKGDGLPENYASLSNDEKMEVLTHLNTRSTPSNYEEGVVKDTLDTIAAVRTIQEYNGQEGCNRYIISQCNSVLNVLEVFALFNLCGWEKDNLSIDIVPLFETIDDLQKAGDIMVALYKNPVYKAHLDKRKSRQTIMLGFSDGTKDGGYLMANWSIFKAKEELTRLSKEYEIDVVFFDGRGGPPARGGGKTHKFYASMGRNISNQEIQLTIQGQTVSSNFGTIDSAQFNIEQLLNAGISNDLFSTKERTLDAAEEELLKELARESLDSYKELKDHPDFLEYLSHVSPLKFYSETNIGSRPAKRGSGGKLSLKDLRAIPFVGAWSQLKQNVTGYYGVGTALQVLDKKGKTSELRQLYQNSLFFKTLIDNCEMAMKKCFFPLTEFLSQDPRYGEIWNKIYNEYELTQRFIFQLTGKKELMADYPVEQLSIMMRERIVLPLTTIQQYALCRIRQMEEELAPAQHREILEKLVIRSAFGIINAGRNSA from the coding sequence ATGGATCATCAGTCGTCGAGAGGGTTGCAGCAATTCAAGAACTATGTAGGAATCAAGTTCCAGTTATACAACAGCTTATTCACTTCACTGCCCTTTCACCGCATCGAAAAGACCGGTATTCTTCTTTCTCTCTTACTCAATAACTGTGAAGAAGGTTTCAAGCGAAAGCTGAGCCCTGTTCAGATCATCGACGAATTCTTCGAGAAACATACATCATACATAAAGGAACAGGAGAAGATCGATCTTCTCTTCCGATTCATTCAATATGTAGAACGCCAGGTAGTGTTGTTCGATGCATTGGAAGATGCGGCTTTCCGCGATGTGAACGATATGAACGGCATCGGTACACTCAAGCATCTCGAATCAGAAGTGTTGCAGGAAAATGCGCAGGAACAACTGGTGGAGAAACTGAAAGACTTCTCTATCCGCCTCGTGCTTACCGCTCACCCCACACAGTTCTATCCCGGCACCGTACTTGGTATCATCAATGATCTCTCCCGCGCATTGCAGGAAAACAATGCAGCACAGATCAATACATACTTACAACAGTTGGGCAAAACACCTTTCTTTAAAAAGAATAAGCCCACGCCGTATGATGAAGCCATCAGCCTGGTTTGGTATCTGGAAAATGTTTTCTACCAGGCAGCTGGCCGCATCATCAATTTCATGAAGCAGCAGTTCCCGGATGCAGTGCCTGGCCATAACCCCGTGATCACAATGGGCTTCTGGCCCGGTGGCGACCGCGACGGCAACCCGAATGTAAAAGTGGACACCACCCTTAAAGTAGCAGACGTGCTCCGCGGCAGCATCATCAAATGCTATTACCTCGATGTGCGCAAACTCAAACGCAGGCTCACTTTCAAAGGGGTTGACACTATCCTCAACGAACTGGAAAGACAACTCTATAACAATATCTTCATTCCCGGTCAGCGCACCGCACTCATCAAACAGGGCTTACTGGATGAGTTGTTCAAGATCCGCGATATCCTCGTGTATCAACACAATGGCCTGTTTCAGCATTTGGTTGACAGCCTGATCAACAAGATCCAGGTATTCGGTCTGCACTTCGCCTCACTTGATATCAGGCAGGACAGCTCCGTGCACAACACAGTACTGGAAGCCATTGCAGAAAAAGGCGACGGACTTCCGGAGAATTATGCATCCCTCAGCAATGATGAAAAAATGGAAGTACTAACGCATCTGAATACACGAAGCACCCCTTCCAACTATGAAGAAGGTGTTGTGAAAGACACACTCGATACCATTGCTGCTGTAAGAACTATTCAGGAATATAATGGACAGGAAGGTTGCAACCGCTACATCATCAGCCAGTGCAACAGCGTGCTGAATGTGTTGGAAGTGTTTGCACTTTTCAATCTATGCGGATGGGAAAAAGATAACCTGAGCATCGATATCGTTCCACTTTTTGAAACCATCGATGATCTGCAAAAAGCAGGAGATATCATGGTGGCCCTGTACAAGAACCCGGTATACAAAGCGCACCTGGATAAACGCAAGAGCCGTCAGACCATCATGCTTGGTTTCTCTGATGGCACTAAAGATGGCGGCTACCTGATGGCCAACTGGAGCATCTTCAAAGCAAAAGAAGAGCTTACGCGGCTCTCCAAAGAATATGAGATCGATGTGGTGTTCTTCGATGGCCGCGGCGGCCCCCCCGCACGCGGTGGTGGCAAAACGCATAAGTTCTATGCGAGTATGGGAAGGAATATCTCCAACCAGGAGATCCAGCTCACTATCCAGGGACAGACAGTCAGCTCCAATTTCGGCACCATCGATTCTGCGCAGTTCAATATCGAGCAATTGCTGAATGCAGGGATCTCCAATGATCTCTTCTCCACCAAAGAAAGAACGCTGGATGCTGCAGAAGAAGAACTGCTGAAAGAACTGGCAAGGGAAAGCCTTGATTCTTACAAGGAACTGAAAGACCATCCTGATTTCCTGGAATACCTGAGCCATGTGAGCCCGCTGAAATTCTACAGCGAGACCAATATCGGTAGTCGTCCTGCCAAGCGCGGCAGCGGCGGCAAACTTAGTCTGAAGGATCTTCGCGCCATTCCATTCGTTGGCGCCTGGAGCCAGCTGAAACAGAACGTAACTGGTTATTACGGCGTAGGCACTGCCTTGCAGGTGCTGGACAAAAAGGGGAAGACGTCAGAGTTACGTCAACTCTATCAGAATTCTCTTTTCTTTAAAACGCTTATAGATAACTGTGAGATGGCGATGAAAAAATGTTTCTTCCCGCTCACTGAATTCCTTTCACAGGATCCGCGCTACGGGGAGATCTGGAATAAGATCTACAATGAGTACGAGCTCACGCAACGTTTCATCTTCCAGTTGACCGGCAAGAAGGAGCTGATGGCAGATTATCCTGTTGAACAACTGAGTATCATGATGCGCGAGCGCATTGTATTACCACTGACCACCATTCAGCAATATGCGCTTTGCAGGATCCGTCAGATGGAAGAGGAATTAGCACCTGCACAACACCGTGAGATCCTGGAGAAACTGGTGATCAGAAGTGCATTCGGTATTATCAATGCGGGTCGGAATTCAGCGTAA
- a CDS encoding outer membrane beta-barrel protein, with amino-acid sequence MLQKFFATGLAMACFIPAIAQEASAPTTTPATQAASAPEEPKPATVISGYADVYYRYNFAKPTKAVGYNNLTSFTGTHNSFALGMASIKLEHTAGKVGVVADLGFGPRAEEFAYNDKGTLLAAVKQLYITYAPTDWLKFSAGTWGTHVGYEVLDPYLNRNYSMSYMFTNGPFGHTGLKAEITKGKHGFMLGVANATDYRIPPDEQINKKFVLAQYSLAATEDIKFFLNYVGGKGPDTAKVNQVDFVATAKVSDKFNVGFNATYNSTKLWDGTKNIDAKNWWGSAVYLNLDPKPWFGLTLRGEYFDDKDQMKVYAASPEGGSIIATTLSANFKVEGFTFIPEIRFDNANKDLFVDKDLAPTKSTASFLIAAIYKF; translated from the coding sequence ATGTTACAAAAATTTTTTGCAACAGGCCTTGCTATGGCTTGTTTTATCCCTGCGATTGCACAGGAAGCTTCAGCTCCCACAACCACACCCGCAACGCAGGCTGCTTCCGCCCCGGAAGAACCAAAGCCGGCAACTGTAATTTCAGGATATGCTGATGTTTATTACAGGTACAATTTCGCTAAACCCACAAAGGCTGTGGGTTATAACAACCTCACTTCCTTCACCGGCACACATAACAGCTTTGCATTGGGTATGGCATCCATCAAACTGGAACATACTGCCGGTAAAGTAGGAGTGGTGGCTGATCTGGGTTTTGGACCACGCGCCGAAGAATTCGCCTACAACGATAAAGGCACTTTGCTGGCTGCTGTAAAACAGCTTTATATCACATATGCGCCCACAGACTGGCTGAAGTTCAGCGCCGGCACCTGGGGCACGCATGTGGGCTACGAAGTGCTGGACCCATATCTCAATCGCAACTACAGCATGAGCTATATGTTCACGAATGGACCATTCGGACATACCGGCCTCAAAGCTGAAATCACCAAAGGAAAACATGGTTTCATGCTCGGTGTTGCCAATGCAACAGACTATCGTATTCCTCCGGATGAGCAGATCAACAAGAAGTTCGTTCTTGCACAATATAGCCTGGCTGCAACAGAAGATATCAAGTTCTTCCTCAACTATGTTGGCGGAAAAGGACCGGATACTGCCAAAGTGAACCAGGTGGATTTTGTAGCCACGGCCAAAGTGAGCGATAAATTCAATGTAGGCTTCAACGCAACGTACAACAGTACAAAACTTTGGGATGGCACAAAGAATATCGATGCCAAAAACTGGTGGGGCTCCGCTGTTTACCTGAACCTGGATCCCAAACCCTGGTTTGGTCTCACATTGCGCGGTGAATATTTCGATGATAAAGACCAAATGAAAGTGTATGCTGCTTCTCCTGAAGGAGGCTCCATCATTGCAACCACACTATCAGCCAATTTCAAAGTGGAAGGATTCACATTCATTCCCGAGATCAGGTTCGACAATGCGAATAAAGACCTCTTTGTTGACAAAGACCTGGCGCCAACAAAATCAACTGCCAGTTTCCTGATCGCAGCGATCTACAAATTCTAA
- a CDS encoding ammonium transporter — translation MKKITIKSVAPFLVLAGVAIAAIFVPSVPDFVDSKGAYNAADTTWVLVAAALVFLMTPGLAFFYGGMVHRKNVISTMIKSVAAAGVVSVLWVVVGYSLCFGPSVGGAGFIGDPTAHFFFKGVASGEPWGTIPRSLFAVFQLMFAIITPGLVVGAVAERIRFTSYILFIALFSLLVYAPLAHWTWNSEGFLFKMGVLDFAGGTVVHISAGMAALAGVLVLKRRQVHKEHKEIPPANIPYVLIGTGLLWFGWFGFNAGSALAANALAVSAFFTTNTAAAAAGLSWMFFDVLRGKKPSVLGFCIGAVVGLVAITPAAGFVAIPQSITIGVVAALISNIAVYYKQKSRLDDTLDVFPCHGIGGMVGMLLTGVFATKAVNGAGADGLWLGNGAFLFTQLKGMLIAVTYSFVASWLIFKFINFILPLRVTSEEEELGLDATQHNEKYLQGTLLVHSNGNIKEEKIIETEAH, via the coding sequence ATGAAAAAGATCACGATTAAATCGGTAGCTCCATTCCTGGTTCTTGCAGGAGTGGCTATAGCTGCGATATTTGTTCCTTCGGTTCCCGACTTCGTGGATTCCAAGGGAGCGTATAATGCTGCGGACACAACATGGGTACTTGTTGCTGCTGCATTGGTGTTTTTGATGACACCGGGCCTGGCCTTTTTCTATGGCGGCATGGTGCACAGGAAGAACGTGATCTCCACCATGATCAAGAGTGTGGCTGCCGCAGGTGTGGTTAGCGTACTCTGGGTGGTTGTTGGTTACAGTCTTTGCTTTGGTCCAAGTGTCGGCGGCGCCGGATTCATCGGCGACCCTACTGCACATTTCTTCTTCAAGGGAGTTGCTTCGGGTGAACCCTGGGGAACGATCCCGCGTTCACTCTTTGCTGTATTCCAGCTCATGTTCGCCATCATCACACCTGGTCTTGTAGTAGGTGCAGTGGCTGAACGTATCCGTTTCACTTCTTACATTCTTTTCATTGCGCTCTTCAGCCTTTTGGTGTATGCTCCGCTTGCACACTGGACCTGGAATTCTGAAGGCTTCCTCTTCAAGATGGGCGTACTTGACTTTGCCGGTGGTACTGTAGTGCATATCTCTGCCGGTATGGCCGCATTGGCTGGAGTTCTTGTGCTGAAGCGCCGCCAGGTGCATAAGGAGCACAAGGAAATTCCTCCTGCCAATATTCCTTATGTATTGATCGGTACAGGGCTGCTTTGGTTTGGCTGGTTCGGATTCAATGCAGGGTCTGCTCTCGCCGCCAATGCACTGGCTGTGTCTGCGTTCTTTACTACCAATACAGCCGCTGCTGCTGCAGGTCTGAGCTGGATGTTCTTTGATGTGCTTCGTGGTAAGAAACCTTCTGTGCTGGGCTTTTGTATCGGCGCAGTAGTAGGGCTGGTGGCTATCACTCCTGCTGCAGGTTTTGTTGCAATCCCTCAAAGTATCACTATCGGTGTGGTTGCTGCACTGATCTCCAATATAGCTGTTTACTACAAACAGAAATCCAGACTGGATGATACCCTGGATGTATTCCCCTGTCATGGTATCGGCGGTATGGTAGGTATGCTGCTCACCGGCGTATTTGCTACCAAGGCTGTGAATGGCGCAGGCGCCGATGGCCTCTGGCTCGGCAATGGCGCTTTCCTGTTCACGCAGCTGAAAGGAATGCTGATTGCTGTGACCTACAGCTTTGTTGCTTCCTGGCTCATCTTCAAATTCATCAACTTCATCCTCCCTCTTCGTGTAACTTCTGAAGAAGAAGAGCTCGGTCTGGATGCTACTCAGCATAACGAGAAGTATCTGCAGGGAACTTTGCTGGTTCACAGCAATGGAAATATCAAGGAAGAAAAAATCATCGAAACAGAAGCTCACTAA
- a CDS encoding sensor histidine kinase — MYAHTAWKEPAVLVITILVTEFIYAMPQLVHHGFPARIIKEVLTDTLIMSLACIPGWYLHFRIFKNANWQKRILLHVFTAAVYYGVWLLGYLFYNSFMNLPVMTASQVLQNLWHNILFYVQGFSFLHLFHYFRQREEQVVREKELRRIAYETEIAGLKAQIQPHFLFNTLNSISGSVPAQQEFTRELIARLADIFRYALMASQEDRVPLKQEVDFIRTYLSLEQHRFGERLQVVIHMEEGMEDVMVPTLLFQPLIENALKHGIEPSVEGGVIVLSLTRHAQKLLIRVSNTGLVRNKDLNLMFNTRGVGLRNIQMRLRKLYNENLEVSRTEDCLHFSFHIPIHTKMPARAYSVTAAPAVSFNAMSPVFTNNGM; from the coding sequence ATGTATGCCCATACTGCCTGGAAGGAGCCAGCCGTGCTGGTGATTACCATCCTGGTGACTGAGTTCATCTACGCGATGCCTCAGCTGGTGCATCATGGCTTTCCGGCGCGGATTATTAAAGAAGTGCTCACCGATACCCTGATCATGAGCCTGGCCTGCATTCCCGGATGGTATCTGCATTTCAGGATCTTTAAGAATGCGAACTGGCAAAAGCGTATACTCCTGCACGTTTTTACTGCTGCCGTTTATTATGGCGTATGGTTGCTGGGCTATCTTTTCTATAACTCTTTCATGAACCTTCCCGTAATGACGGCCTCTCAGGTTCTGCAAAACCTATGGCATAATATCCTCTTCTATGTACAGGGATTCTCCTTCCTGCACCTTTTCCATTATTTCAGGCAAAGGGAAGAGCAGGTGGTGCGCGAGAAAGAGTTGCGCCGGATCGCATATGAGACCGAGATCGCTGGTCTCAAAGCGCAGATACAACCGCATTTCCTTTTTAATACGCTCAACAGCATCAGTGGTTCTGTGCCTGCGCAACAGGAGTTCACCCGCGAATTGATTGCAAGGCTGGCCGATATATTCAGGTATGCGCTGATGGCTTCGCAGGAAGACAGGGTGCCATTGAAACAGGAAGTGGATTTTATCCGCACCTATCTGAGCCTGGAGCAGCATCGCTTTGGTGAACGCCTCCAGGTGGTGATCCATATGGAAGAAGGAATGGAAGATGTGATGGTGCCAACACTTTTATTTCAGCCACTGATCGAAAACGCACTGAAACATGGGATCGAACCATCCGTGGAAGGCGGCGTGATTGTACTTTCTCTTACCAGGCATGCGCAAAAACTGCTGATCAGGGTGAGTAATACCGGCCTGGTACGGAATAAGGACCTGAACCTGATGTTTAATACGAGGGGCGTAGGGCTCCGTAATATCCAGATGCGATTGCGGAAACTTTACAATGAAAACCTGGAAGTGAGCCGCACCGAAGATTGTTTACATTTCTCTTTTCATATCCCGATACATACAAAAATGCCCGCCAGGGCGTATTCAGTTACCGCAGCTCCTGCGGTTTCATTCAATGCCATGAGCCCCGTATTCACCAATAATGGCATGTGA
- a CDS encoding Crp/Fnr family transcriptional regulator → MDPFEPVLNWLNSRNIFLTRRQKALIRQYTVPRTAKAKEILMAQDNTVHKFYFLNSGIVRLFRMEEGNDYTLGLISSRDFLSAPQLIFSGWISTCSLETLTDADLLEWDSEALHLIKSQAPELYNIELMHMMRLLDWVQQNQIEQICFPAEKRYQLLLERQPEVVLTIPLKYIASYLGIHTDSLSRIRKSHQSESNRSRPRE, encoded by the coding sequence ATGGATCCTTTTGAACCTGTACTAAATTGGCTGAACAGCAGAAATATCTTTCTCACCAGACGGCAAAAGGCCCTGATCCGGCAATACACCGTACCGAGAACTGCAAAAGCAAAAGAGATACTGATGGCCCAGGACAATACTGTGCATAAATTCTATTTTCTCAACAGCGGAATCGTACGACTATTCAGAATGGAAGAAGGGAATGATTATACGCTTGGACTGATCAGTAGTCGCGATTTCCTCTCGGCCCCTCAACTCATTTTTTCCGGCTGGATCTCTACCTGCAGCCTGGAAACCCTTACTGATGCGGATCTGCTGGAATGGGACAGTGAGGCACTGCATCTCATCAAATCCCAGGCGCCTGAATTATATAATATCGAACTGATGCATATGATGCGGTTACTGGATTGGGTGCAACAGAACCAGATAGAACAGATCTGTTTTCCGGCAGAGAAAAGATATCAATTGCTATTGGAGCGGCAACCAGAAGTTGTACTGACGATCCCTCTGAAATATATCGCGTCCTATCTAGGCATTCATACGGATAGCCTGAGCCGGATACGCAAGAGCCATCAGTCAGAGAGCAATCGTTCGCGCCCCCGCGAGTAA